A single region of the Agromyces sp. Leaf222 genome encodes:
- a CDS encoding DUF1707 domain-containing protein yields MSDQYATPEQPDLRLSDAERERAVARLADAHAAGRLSAVEYGERAASARSAVTRSDLVPLFADLPAETPPAPGSPGAAGAAGAAGAPYGGTEPVGRPATFTDPDLEPAGQASGRSGSRALGGGVGATIMALVPFIALILFLVSGFLGGWAWAWLWWLLVPIAGIIIYGPGADERRRR; encoded by the coding sequence ATGAGCGACCAGTACGCGACCCCCGAGCAGCCAGACCTGCGTCTGAGCGACGCCGAGCGCGAGCGGGCGGTGGCGCGGTTGGCCGACGCGCACGCGGCCGGGCGGCTGTCGGCCGTCGAGTACGGCGAGCGGGCGGCGAGCGCGCGCTCCGCCGTGACGCGCAGCGACCTCGTGCCCCTGTTCGCCGACCTGCCCGCCGAGACGCCGCCGGCGCCCGGATCACCGGGTGCGGCGGGTGCGGCGGGTGCAGCGGGTGCGCCATACGGCGGTACGGAGCCCGTCGGTCGCCCGGCGACCTTCACGGATCCAGACCTCGAGCCGGCGGGCCAGGCCTCGGGCCGCTCGGGCTCGCGGGCGCTCGGCGGCGGGGTCGGGGCCACGATCATGGCGCTCGTGCCGTTCATCGCGCTCATCCTGTTCCTGGTGAGCGGATTCCTCGGCGGCTGGGCGTGGGCGTGGCTGTGGTGGCTGCTCGTGCCGATCGCGGGCATCATCATCTACGGCCCGGGGGCCGACGAGCGCCGCCGGCGCTGA
- a CDS encoding IclR family transcriptional regulator, whose product MSAEERHGGAGIQSAERVLRILELVGAAPTGLTAAEIAQRLGLGQSTTYRLLATLQKQDYLARQSGEHRYILGRTVDQLGRALQYQLVATDPVRQVLRAMHDAVGAPAYLTVFRGDDIAVAHIEDSVAHPRIGQLHVGFSEASHTTAFGKLMLASRDDAAVARFLERHSPTRLTASSITDAAALNDQLDEIRAQQVAVEIEEYLPKLACIAAPVRSAAGRTVGAVSVSVQAKDFAARSTQLERAVRRGAWQVSARLAG is encoded by the coding sequence ATGAGCGCAGAGGAGCGCCACGGCGGCGCGGGCATCCAGTCGGCCGAGCGCGTGCTGCGCATCCTGGAGCTCGTCGGGGCGGCGCCGACCGGCCTCACCGCAGCCGAGATCGCGCAGCGCCTCGGACTCGGGCAATCGACCACGTATCGCCTGCTCGCGACGCTGCAGAAGCAGGACTACCTCGCGCGGCAGTCGGGCGAGCACCGCTACATCCTGGGCCGAACCGTCGACCAGCTCGGCCGTGCGCTGCAGTACCAGCTCGTCGCGACCGATCCGGTGCGCCAGGTGCTGCGGGCCATGCACGACGCGGTCGGCGCGCCGGCGTACCTCACGGTGTTCCGCGGCGACGACATCGCGGTCGCGCACATCGAGGACTCGGTCGCGCACCCGCGCATCGGCCAGCTGCACGTCGGGTTCTCCGAGGCCTCGCACACCACGGCGTTCGGCAAGCTCATGCTCGCCTCGCGCGACGACGCGGCGGTCGCCCGCTTCCTCGAGCGGCACTCGCCGACCCGACTCACGGCCTCGAGCATCACGGATGCCGCGGCGCTGAACGACCAGCTCGACGAGATCCGCGCGCAGCAGGTCGCCGTCGAGATCGAGGAGTACCTGCCGAAGCTCGCCTGCATCGCGGCGCCTGTGCGGTCGGCCGCCGGCCGCACGGTCGGCGCCGTCTCGGTCTCGGTGCAGGCGAAGGACTTCGCCGCTCGGTCGACGCAGCTCGAGCGGGCGGTCCGCCGCGGCGCCTGGCAGGTCTCGGCGCGGCTCGCGGGCTGA
- a CDS encoding DJ-1/PfpI family protein: protein MTKILIITGDAAETLEVLYPYERLKEEGFEVHIGAPEVRKLQFVVHDFVDGFDTYTEKLGHTWPADVALADVDPADYAAIVIPGGRAPEYLRNNEDAKRIVRHFFESDAPVAATCHGPLLLAAAGVLAGRTSSIYPELAIDVEVVGGIFENGGGVVDGNLVTSRAWPDNGTWMKAFLGVLAEAGVRAEGELAAASA from the coding sequence ATGACCAAGATCCTCATCATCACCGGCGACGCCGCCGAGACGCTCGAGGTGCTCTACCCGTACGAGCGGCTGAAGGAGGAGGGCTTCGAGGTGCACATCGGCGCACCCGAGGTGCGCAAGCTGCAGTTCGTCGTGCACGACTTCGTCGACGGCTTCGACACGTACACCGAGAAGCTCGGTCACACCTGGCCCGCGGATGTCGCGCTCGCCGATGTCGACCCGGCCGACTACGCGGCGATCGTGATCCCGGGCGGACGCGCACCCGAGTACCTGCGCAACAACGAGGACGCGAAGCGCATCGTGCGCCACTTCTTCGAGTCGGATGCCCCGGTCGCGGCCACCTGCCACGGTCCGCTGCTGCTCGCGGCCGCCGGGGTGCTCGCCGGGCGCACCTCGTCGATCTACCCCGAGCTCGCGATCGACGTCGAGGTCGTGGGCGGCATCTTCGAGAACGGCGGCGGCGTGGTCGACGGCAACCTCGTCACCTCGCGCGCCTGGCCCGACAACGGCACGTGGATGAAGGCGTTCCTCGGCGTGCTCGCCGAGGCGGGTGTTCGCGCCGAGGGCGAGCTCGCCGCGGCATCCGCCTGA
- a CDS encoding serine hydrolase: protein MSADGPPPGDAVEVAEGGLDSALDALEGDIQEILDASGVPGAAVAVVHGDELLFAKGYGVREVGEDAPVDESTVFQIASMSKPIAATVVASQLGDGLTWDTPAAQYLPGFALADPWVTDHVTVGDLFAHRSGLPMAAGDSLEDIGYDRDDILTRLDQLSLEPFRTTYKYANFGLTAGAEAVANAVGTEWEELSEQALYEPLGMDSTSSRYEEFLDEDNRATLHALEDGEFQPLYERDADAQTPAGGVSSNVLDLAKWMSLLLDEGTFSGEELVSADQLVPALTPEIVSGQAGASNLRASFYGYGFNTGTDPTGHTTASHSGAFCLGAATNFQIVPSLGLGVVALTNGGPIGVPEAIVSTFLDRVQFGEVHRDWLSDYGGAFAHYYEPAGDLAGEDRPTDAAAPGPLEEYAGTWTNPYYGDAVVEVQGDALVAALGPDGGYELELEPWDGDEFAFVPSGENAPWGSKSSATFTLGGGAETMNLEFFDTNGLGTWTR, encoded by the coding sequence GTGTCCGCCGACGGCCCGCCGCCCGGCGACGCGGTCGAGGTGGCGGAGGGCGGACTCGACAGCGCACTCGATGCGCTGGAGGGCGACATCCAGGAGATCCTCGACGCGTCGGGCGTGCCCGGCGCGGCCGTCGCGGTCGTGCACGGAGACGAACTGCTGTTCGCCAAGGGATACGGCGTGCGCGAGGTCGGCGAGGACGCACCCGTCGACGAGTCCACCGTCTTCCAGATCGCCTCGATGTCCAAGCCGATCGCCGCGACCGTGGTCGCCTCGCAGCTGGGCGACGGTCTCACCTGGGACACGCCGGCAGCGCAGTACCTGCCCGGGTTCGCGCTCGCCGACCCGTGGGTCACCGACCACGTCACCGTCGGCGACCTCTTCGCCCATCGCTCGGGACTGCCGATGGCCGCGGGCGACTCGCTCGAGGACATCGGCTACGACCGCGACGACATCCTCACGCGGCTCGACCAGCTTTCGCTCGAACCGTTCCGCACGACCTACAAGTACGCGAACTTCGGGCTCACCGCGGGAGCCGAAGCGGTCGCGAACGCCGTCGGCACCGAGTGGGAGGAACTGTCGGAGCAGGCCCTGTACGAGCCGCTCGGCATGGACTCCACGAGTTCGCGCTACGAGGAGTTCCTCGACGAGGACAACCGCGCGACACTGCATGCGCTCGAGGACGGCGAGTTCCAGCCGCTCTACGAGCGCGATGCCGACGCCCAGACCCCGGCGGGCGGCGTCAGCTCGAACGTGCTCGACCTCGCGAAGTGGATGTCCCTGCTGCTCGACGAGGGCACCTTCTCGGGCGAGGAGCTCGTCTCCGCCGATCAGCTCGTCCCAGCGCTCACGCCAGAGATCGTCTCGGGCCAAGCCGGCGCCTCGAACCTGCGCGCGAGCTTCTACGGCTACGGGTTCAACACCGGAACCGATCCGACGGGCCACACGACGGCGTCGCATTCGGGCGCGTTCTGCCTCGGCGCCGCGACGAACTTCCAGATCGTGCCGAGCCTCGGCCTCGGGGTCGTCGCCCTGACGAACGGCGGGCCGATCGGCGTGCCCGAGGCGATCGTCAGCACGTTCCTCGACCGGGTGCAGTTCGGCGAGGTGCATCGCGACTGGCTGAGCGACTACGGGGGCGCCTTCGCGCACTACTACGAGCCCGCGGGAGACCTCGCCGGCGAGGACCGGCCGACGGATGCCGCGGCGCCCGGCCCGCTCGAGGAGTACGCCGGCACCTGGACGAACCCGTACTACGGCGACGCGGTCGTCGAGGTGCAGGGCGACGCGCTCGTGGCCGCGCTCGGCCCCGACGGTGGATACGAGCTCGAGCTCGAACCGTGGGACGGCGACGAGTTCGCCTTCGTGCCGTCAGGAGAGAATGCGCCGTGGGGGTCGAAGTCGTCCGCGACGTTCACGCTCGGGGGCGGCGCTGAAACGATGAACCTGGAGTTCTTCGACACGAACGGCCTCGGCACCTGGACCCGCTGA
- a CDS encoding aldo/keto reductase encodes MTESAQTADRVRIGASDLEIAPLSLGTNVFGWTADRDATFAVLDAFTAGGGNFVDTADGYSAWVPGNTGGDSERLIGEWIASRGSRDDVVIATKVSTHPDFTGLSAANIRAAADASLQRLGTDVIDLYYAHFDDASVPLEETVGALSGLVDAGKVRAIAISNYTPERIDEWFDVTSANGFHRAVALQPHYNLVERDFETNGLRERAEREGLAVFPYFSLAKGFLAGKYRTEADVTAEGASVRAGGAAPYVGERGARVLAALDAVAASHAASVASVSLAWLRQQPTVVAPIASARSVEQLGDLLASIRLELTGEELAALADASA; translated from the coding sequence ATGACCGAATCCGCCCAGACCGCCGACCGCGTGCGCATCGGCGCATCCGACCTCGAGATCGCGCCGCTCTCGCTCGGCACGAACGTGTTCGGCTGGACCGCCGACCGCGACGCGACCTTCGCCGTGCTCGATGCCTTCACGGCGGGCGGCGGCAACTTCGTCGACACCGCCGACGGCTACTCCGCCTGGGTGCCCGGCAACACGGGCGGCGACAGCGAGCGCCTCATTGGCGAGTGGATCGCGTCGCGCGGTTCGCGCGACGACGTCGTCATCGCCACGAAGGTCAGCACGCACCCCGACTTCACGGGCCTGTCGGCCGCGAACATCCGGGCGGCGGCGGATGCCTCGCTCCAGCGCCTCGGCACCGACGTGATCGACCTCTACTACGCCCACTTCGACGACGCGTCGGTGCCGCTCGAGGAGACGGTCGGCGCCCTCTCCGGCCTCGTCGACGCCGGCAAGGTGCGTGCGATCGCCATCTCGAACTACACGCCCGAGCGCATCGACGAGTGGTTCGACGTGACGTCCGCGAACGGCTTCCACCGTGCGGTCGCCCTGCAGCCGCACTACAACCTCGTCGAGCGCGACTTCGAGACGAACGGCCTGCGCGAGCGCGCCGAACGCGAGGGGCTCGCGGTGTTCCCGTACTTCTCGCTCGCGAAGGGGTTCCTCGCCGGCAAGTACCGCACCGAGGCGGATGTCACCGCCGAGGGCGCGAGCGTCCGCGCCGGGGGTGCGGCGCCGTACGTCGGCGAACGCGGTGCCCGGGTGCTCGCGGCGCTCGACGCGGTCGCGGCCTCGCACGCGGCATCCGTCGCCTCGGTGTCGCTCGCGTGGCTCCGTCAGCAGCCGACCGTCGTCGCCCCGATCGCCAGCGCGCGCAGCGTCGAGCAGCTGGGCGACCTGCTCGCGTCGATCCGGCTGGAGCTGACCGGCGAGGAGCTCGCCGCGCTCGCTGACGCGTCCGCCTGA
- a CDS encoding 2-hydroxyacid dehydrogenase, whose translation MTDSLLVSLPGATLRDAVGPLPEGVDVVLWDLTGPAPADRIDLVVPPYMGASAKLGALSGVTTRLVQSQSIGYDDIAEALPPGHVYANAASVHETSTAELTLALVLAAQRGIPDFVRAAGEGRWAPARHASLADRRVLLVGYGGVGKAIEERLLPFEVEVTRVASRARDDERGRIHGIDELPSLLPDAEIVIVGVPLADDTTALVDDAFLSALPDGALVVNIARGRVADTDAILDHASRGRLRFALDVTEPEPLPDGHPLFALPNVLVSPHVGGASTAMMPRMARLVRDQVERMLRADEPRNVVLRS comes from the coding sequence ATGACCGACTCCCTGCTCGTGTCCCTGCCCGGCGCCACCCTGCGCGATGCGGTCGGCCCGCTGCCCGAGGGCGTCGACGTGGTGCTCTGGGATCTCACGGGCCCTGCTCCCGCCGACCGCATCGACCTCGTCGTGCCGCCGTACATGGGCGCCTCGGCGAAGCTCGGCGCGCTCTCGGGCGTCACCACGCGCCTCGTGCAGTCGCAGTCGATCGGCTACGACGACATCGCCGAGGCGCTGCCGCCGGGGCACGTCTACGCGAACGCGGCATCCGTGCACGAGACCTCGACCGCCGAGCTGACGCTCGCCCTCGTGCTCGCGGCCCAGCGCGGCATCCCCGACTTCGTGCGCGCCGCCGGCGAGGGCCGCTGGGCACCCGCCCGACACGCGAGCCTCGCCGACCGGCGCGTGCTGCTCGTCGGCTACGGCGGTGTCGGCAAGGCCATCGAGGAGCGGCTGCTGCCGTTCGAGGTCGAGGTCACCCGCGTCGCCAGCCGCGCCCGTGACGACGAGCGCGGCCGCATCCACGGCATCGACGAACTGCCGTCGTTGCTGCCCGACGCCGAGATCGTCATCGTGGGCGTGCCCCTCGCCGACGACACCACCGCGCTCGTCGACGACGCCTTCCTGTCAGCGCTGCCCGACGGCGCGCTCGTCGTGAACATCGCCCGCGGCCGCGTGGCCGACACCGACGCGATCCTCGACCATGCGAGCCGCGGCCGGCTGCGCTTCGCCCTCGACGTCACCGAGCCCGAGCCGCTGCCCGACGGGCACCCGCTCTTCGCCCTGCCGAACGTGCTCGTCTCACCGCACGTCGGCGGCGCCTCCACCGCGATGATGCCGCGCATGGCCCGCCTCGTGCGCGACCAGGTCGAGCGGATGCTCCGCGCCGACGAGCCGCGCAACGTCGTGCTGCGCAGCTGA
- a CDS encoding TetR/AcrR family transcriptional regulator, whose protein sequence is MTDTIPTGAPGRAALLRAMEELAREQGVNSVGLREVARRAGLSHAAPTHFFGSREGMIRALALEGLALLDDELCTAQERAAHLPGRERLVQDSLEFVAFAQRNPAHFDAMFRTPSIARGDETLDRARLAALAGLRALVVEVHAAGDITGDVESTFLQLCAMSHGIASLAVDGVLHGFDEIAPSDEAMGVAERIIRAQVEQLP, encoded by the coding sequence ATGACCGACACGATCCCCACCGGCGCCCCCGGGCGAGCAGCACTCCTGCGCGCCATGGAGGAGCTCGCGCGCGAGCAGGGCGTGAACAGCGTCGGCCTCCGCGAGGTCGCGCGCCGCGCCGGCCTCTCCCACGCCGCTCCGACGCACTTCTTCGGCAGCCGCGAGGGCATGATCCGCGCCCTCGCGCTCGAGGGCCTCGCCCTGCTCGACGACGAGCTCTGCACGGCGCAGGAGCGCGCAGCACATCTGCCGGGGCGTGAGCGGCTCGTGCAGGACTCGCTCGAGTTCGTGGCCTTCGCGCAACGAAACCCGGCCCACTTCGACGCCATGTTCCGCACCCCGAGCATCGCCCGCGGCGACGAGACGCTCGACCGCGCCCGCCTCGCCGCCCTCGCCGGCCTGCGCGCCCTCGTCGTCGAGGTGCACGCCGCCGGGGACATCACGGGCGACGTCGAGAGCACGTTCCTGCAGCTGTGCGCCATGAGCCACGGCATCGCCTCGCTCGCGGTCGACGGCGTGCTGCACGGCTTCGACGAGATCGCGCCCAGCGACGAGGCCATGGGCGTCGCCGAGCGCATCATCCGCGCGCAGGTCGAGCAGCTGCCGTGA
- a CDS encoding endonuclease domain-containing protein, protein MLDPGHLDAVREAMPIGRRAVLDRLDFGGQSGLETKVRLFLRSRRIRFRTQAPIEGVGLVDFLVGDRLVIEVDGWSFHSSQSQLENDRRRDFELMTRGYLVLRLSYRQVTHDWERTSAGILALLARREHRWRVGPIGAGPFPSI, encoded by the coding sequence GTGCTCGATCCGGGACACCTCGACGCGGTGCGCGAGGCGATGCCGATCGGTCGCCGCGCCGTGCTCGATCGGCTCGACTTCGGCGGGCAGTCCGGCCTCGAGACGAAGGTCCGGCTGTTCCTGCGGAGCCGCCGGATTCGGTTCCGCACCCAGGCACCGATCGAGGGCGTCGGCCTCGTCGACTTCCTCGTCGGCGACCGCCTCGTGATCGAGGTCGACGGGTGGAGCTTCCACAGTTCTCAGTCGCAACTCGAGAACGATCGGCGGCGCGACTTCGAGCTCATGACGCGTGGGTACCTCGTGCTGAGGCTGAGCTACCGGCAGGTCACCCACGACTGGGAGCGCACGTCGGCGGGGATCCTCGCATTGCTCGCACGCCGGGAGCACCGGTGGCGCGTCGGGCCGATCGGTGCCGGGCCCTTCCCGTCGATCTGA
- a CDS encoding pyridoxamine 5'-phosphate oxidase family protein, protein MVDIERGDVWKAITAENFMVIGMVTARGESRTAGVMHAVHGERVWFTSHDLAWKTRHIAANPNVSITVPIAKRVPLMPWIKIPAATVTFAGDAEVVPLSAMPEHVRGALLDDLEVTDGGDHGSIVGVSVRPTGDFVTYGVGVSALGMRDTELAAGRVRAVSVSA, encoded by the coding sequence ATGGTCGACATCGAACGGGGCGACGTCTGGAAGGCGATCACCGCCGAGAACTTCATGGTCATCGGCATGGTGACCGCGCGCGGCGAATCGCGCACCGCAGGGGTCATGCACGCCGTGCACGGCGAGCGCGTCTGGTTCACCAGCCACGACCTCGCCTGGAAGACGCGGCACATCGCCGCCAACCCGAACGTCTCGATCACCGTGCCGATCGCGAAGCGCGTTCCGCTCATGCCGTGGATCAAGATCCCCGCCGCCACCGTCACGTTCGCCGGCGACGCCGAGGTCGTGCCGCTGTCGGCCATGCCCGAACACGTGCGCGGCGCCCTGCTCGACGACCTCGAGGTCACCGACGGCGGCGACCACGGCAGCATCGTCGGCGTCAGCGTGCGGCCGACCGGCGACTTCGTCACGTACGGCGTGGGCGTGTCGGCGCTCGGCATGCGCGACACCGAACTGGCCGCAGGGCGTGTGCGCGCGGTATCCGTCTCGGCCTGA
- a CDS encoding alpha/beta-hydrolase family protein — protein sequence MRGRWWRLDPGGALIGLLFAALSMTPSLLPRPALFQGIITAFAFLIGYGIGVFAWWLVRRFVRWRPTPEHRRLAWWVYLGVAVLLAIVLAVASVGWQNEVRRTVELPEIDGFDALIFFVGFVPVVLIGLALARAERRLGIRMTARFGRGWGVTVATAIVVGSTVAVVAVLMFGIDRLYLANNGPAAPWVTEPMSAFRSAGPGSEVEWDLVGRHGTAFLGGGPKAADIEELTGRPALEPVRVYVGQANAPTVEERAAIAVRELERTGAFERDVLVVATTTGSGWLEPQAVDAVEYLHGGDTAIVSMQYAYTPSWVSFLFDPDAPVASSVALFDAVKAKWDTLPEATRPQLVVYGLSLGAHGTQEAFDGLDDMRSNTEGALLIGSPNGSTMWRTLTAERDAGSPQWQPVVDGGREVRWLSVPGDFHALGPDWESPRVAYLQHANDPVTWLGLELLWAEPDWLKPEERADEVSDSMRWIPGVTALQLVIDMFMGESVPASHGHNYGDVVLDGWQAVTGDGGLDEAALASIQSVLEGYAEVQPVGSVSE from the coding sequence GTGCGCGGTCGCTGGTGGAGACTCGATCCCGGAGGCGCCCTCATTGGGCTGCTGTTCGCCGCACTCTCGATGACGCCGTCGCTGCTGCCGCGCCCTGCGCTGTTCCAGGGCATCATCACCGCATTCGCGTTCCTCATCGGATACGGCATCGGGGTCTTCGCGTGGTGGCTGGTGCGCCGCTTCGTCCGCTGGCGTCCGACACCCGAGCACCGTCGTCTCGCGTGGTGGGTGTACCTCGGCGTCGCCGTGCTGCTCGCGATCGTGCTCGCGGTCGCCTCGGTCGGGTGGCAGAACGAGGTTCGCCGAACGGTCGAGCTGCCCGAGATCGACGGGTTCGACGCGCTGATCTTCTTCGTGGGGTTCGTGCCCGTCGTGCTCATCGGCCTCGCCCTCGCCCGCGCCGAGCGGCGGCTCGGCATCCGCATGACGGCGAGGTTCGGTCGGGGCTGGGGCGTGACGGTCGCCACCGCGATCGTCGTCGGTTCGACCGTGGCGGTCGTGGCCGTGCTGATGTTCGGCATCGACCGGCTCTACCTCGCGAACAACGGCCCGGCGGCACCGTGGGTCACCGAGCCGATGAGCGCCTTCCGTTCGGCGGGCCCGGGTTCCGAGGTCGAGTGGGACCTCGTCGGTCGGCACGGCACGGCATTCCTCGGCGGCGGCCCGAAGGCGGCGGACATCGAGGAGCTCACCGGCCGACCGGCGCTCGAGCCCGTGCGCGTCTACGTCGGCCAGGCGAACGCGCCGACCGTCGAGGAGCGCGCCGCCATCGCCGTCCGCGAACTCGAGCGCACCGGAGCGTTCGAGCGCGACGTGCTCGTCGTCGCCACGACCACCGGGTCGGGATGGCTCGAACCGCAGGCCGTCGACGCGGTCGAGTACCTGCACGGCGGCGACACGGCGATCGTGTCGATGCAGTACGCGTACACGCCGAGCTGGGTCTCGTTCCTCTTCGACCCCGACGCGCCGGTCGCGTCATCCGTCGCCCTGTTCGACGCGGTGAAGGCGAAGTGGGACACCCTGCCGGAGGCGACCCGCCCCCAGCTCGTGGTCTACGGCCTGAGCCTCGGCGCGCACGGCACGCAGGAGGCCTTCGACGGCCTCGACGACATGAGGTCGAACACCGAGGGCGCGCTCCTCATCGGCAGCCCGAACGGCTCGACCATGTGGCGCACCCTCACCGCGGAGCGCGATGCCGGCAGTCCGCAGTGGCAGCCCGTCGTCGACGGCGGTCGCGAGGTGCGGTGGCTGTCGGTGCCCGGCGACTTCCACGCACTCGGCCCGGATTGGGAGTCGCCCCGCGTCGCGTACCTGCAGCACGCCAACGACCCCGTCACCTGGCTCGGCCTCGAGCTCCTCTGGGCCGAGCCGGACTGGTTGAAGCCCGAGGAGCGCGCAGACGAGGTCAGCGACTCGATGCGCTGGATCCCGGGGGTGACCGCGCTGCAGCTCGTCATCGACATGTTCATGGGCGAGTCCGTGCCGGCCAGTCACGGCCACAACTACGGCGATGTCGTGCTCGACGGCTGGCAGGCGGTCACCGGCGACGGCGGGCTCGACGAGGCCGCGCTCGCGAGCATCCAGTCGGTGCTCGAAGGGTACGCGGAGGTGCAGCCGGTCGGCAGCGTCAGCGAATAG
- a CDS encoding serine hydrolase, producing MPIFDHAFDWTRRNVDDGPLPSAVLGIATPDGIVALEAFGATSVDEHYPLFSVTKPIVGLAALRLVEQGLITPETPLTDALPEFGAGRDDVVRLRHLASHTSGIAEPPMDVPGLRALLQRPGRDFAAGTASRYSTLAYEGIAALIEHASGAPWEHAVAAVGARVGATGFTFDAAASRHAPVDAAEQGLDYAEFAALRHPGAGLLGRAEDLLAVGSALLRDDGSLVSRVTNAAMLRPLTVGVPKLEPYIASRGQDWGFTWNLRHSAPGLLASDTYGHGGWAGTEFWITPSLGICFVLLTNIGGGFGRFGVDGDRLHNAVAAGA from the coding sequence ATGCCGATCTTCGACCACGCCTTCGACTGGACCCGCCGCAACGTCGACGACGGACCCCTGCCCTCGGCCGTGCTCGGCATCGCCACGCCCGACGGCATCGTCGCACTCGAGGCGTTCGGCGCGACATCCGTCGACGAGCACTACCCGCTGTTCTCGGTGACGAAGCCGATCGTCGGGCTCGCCGCGCTGCGCCTCGTCGAGCAGGGGCTCATCACGCCCGAGACCCCGCTCACCGACGCCCTGCCCGAGTTCGGCGCCGGGCGCGACGACGTCGTGCGCCTGCGACACCTGGCGAGCCACACCTCGGGCATCGCCGAACCGCCGATGGACGTGCCCGGCCTGCGTGCGCTGCTGCAGCGGCCCGGCCGGGACTTCGCGGCGGGCACCGCCAGCCGGTACTCGACCCTCGCCTACGAGGGCATCGCCGCGCTCATCGAGCACGCCTCCGGCGCGCCGTGGGAGCACGCGGTCGCCGCCGTCGGAGCGCGCGTCGGCGCCACGGGCTTCACGTTCGACGCGGCGGCGAGCCGGCACGCGCCCGTCGACGCCGCCGAGCAGGGACTCGACTATGCGGAGTTCGCCGCCCTGCGGCATCCGGGAGCCGGTCTCCTCGGGCGCGCCGAAGACCTGCTGGCCGTCGGCAGCGCACTGCTGCGCGACGACGGCTCGCTCGTGTCGCGCGTGACCAACGCCGCGATGCTGCGCCCGCTCACCGTCGGCGTGCCGAAGCTCGAGCCCTACATCGCGTCACGCGGGCAGGACTGGGGCTTCACGTGGAACCTGCGCCACTCGGCTCCCGGCCTGCTGGCGAGCGACACCTACGGCCACGGCGGATGGGCCGGCACCGAGTTCTGGATCACGCCGTCGCTCGGCATCTGCTTCGTGCTGCTCACGAACATCGGCGGCGGCTTCGGGCGTTTCGGCGTCGACGGCGACCGGCTGCACAACGCGGTGGCCGCCGGCGCCTGA